ggccagactgcaacacattctggtgttctggaggaccagggtagatgtgggaaggactaggctaggtctcaacccctactgagccatgtgcgagctatatgtgggtatggacgagccatggctgggctgaaacatccaataagaaccagtttgggttgaaggccagttaggaaaagccactgtccttgctaggacaggaggtgaactgagtagggctggctcatggaccccctggtatgctcGAAATCTGGCACCagaaggggttctgatggaggagcctgagcaactcctctgataggacacagaccctacaaataagcacaagaagcatggaaggaaacagcccagaataggccatggaaagtgtcccactggcatacatttggcatgtgttgggggcagaccaggctgaatcagttcatgtcatccactggcaaatccgaacatcagaacagagtgtgggttgtgacaaaaaccagtgcacaacacggaatgccacggtgaggttgcctgtaccggatgtgactgcagcacccaaccagcacgtgtgagaaccaggaaggggagggggcagagccggcaggggaagaaggggtggttcccttgctggacagctactcccactggagagcgtgagctgggatgggggcctcatgtggactagatcagggaaaagccaggctgggctgattattcctactggtgcaaacaaaattagagtgggtgagggttgtttggacttagccacagcatcagctggcagcagctggcactaggggctaattctgtcaagtctaaccacagaaccacctggagagtgcataatccaggagtgagagagacctgggagggaaatagtgggctcctccctcttgggttaccactcccatgggagggcactaactaactaggacagaggctggggtggctagacagacactcaacaacatctgtgagggctggatagttgagctggtaagatggaactaagcttcaatactcttcgacatttacgagagctaaatgggatgtgggaaagactggactagtctgctacacatactggcaaaccagggtaggggcgggcctggtgggtgttattgtgggtcgctctgactaggctgcagctccccactggttgatgtgagggccgagtatgtgctgggcagaaccagactggactgcaaacacccactggttccagtggaagtctggacagaaccaacccagcaattgcaaccaccagctgatcggggtgatggactgtgctggggcctgtacttgctagtacatacaagaatctggtctgggaacacctcagacaaagtttctttggggatcttcccagtcaaaatgccggactcagaaccctaaccaagaaaagacagaagatagaacaggtcaatcaaccacctcagctgtatgttggcagcgaaatacggggcaaatggagactatgatggactatgtccatcagtggattctgcaacgacctcatcatgcttggagtggcgagattggcagcgattcataactggtgaactatcaaaaccacttgagcaagtatctcagatcatgccccacatccaggacctggggtgggtgggaaactcggtgtggcttctccctcaatatccccctttacctcagatacatgacggaaacaatatggaaataatagtcttacccactttcccataacccttgaacctttttaccctaattaacaatttaaagactgtcaaaaatacaataaaaaaaatcccaaaaacaaacaaaaaacaaataaaaaatgaaaataggcattcCAGAAAGTATAGATTTAAATTTCAGGTTATTTACaccaaaatagttatttattcCCACACACTTCCCCACCCCCcgcaaggatttatttatttaggaggcagagttagagggagaaacagagatctgtcgttttttctgtctgctggttcactccccaaatgattgcagtggccaaggcttgccaggcaggatccaggagctccccaCAAGTTTGCACGTAGGCTACAACCCcgcaggccatcttctgctttcccaggggcactggcaggaagctggagcagaagtgcagCTGTCACAACTCATACCAGTGGccttctgggatgctggcactgcaggtgccaCAGCACTAAGCCCCACAGAAGCCCCTTTCTACACACTGAGGGACCCTCATGTTCCAGTCCACAGGGCAGCTGGAGAACTTCCTGAAGCTTCCTGCCTGATCAGCAGCTTTGAGGGCATCACTCTCAGCACTTTCCCATGTCCAGGGCTCTGCTGCTGTCTCCAGCCTTATTGGCACCTGTGGCTTGTGAACAACTGGTCACACCCAGCCAGATGAAAggatggggtgggcaggaggAGCCAAATGGGTTGCTCTCATAATTGCCAGTGTCCATCTCCAAGGTGCAGGGCTAGCTCATCAGTCATTGGGCGTTCAGAATAAGCAGCAGCCATGGGGGCTCAGCCTAGGAGCTGCTGCAATAAACAGGACAAAAATGTGTGCTCTcaggcccaatgtggtagcctagtggcaagtCTTCGCATTGtgtgcgtcgggatcccatattggcaccagtttatatcccagctgctccacttgccttctagcttcctgcttctgacctggaaaagcagtcgagaacagcccaaagccttgagaccttgcacccatgtgggagacccagaagctcctggcttcggatcagctcagctctgttgcagccacttggggagtgaaccagtggatggaagattttttttctgtctttccttttctctgtaaatctgactttttaaaaaaaaatgtgtgctcTCCCTCATGACAGGAAACAGTCCCCACGGAGTAACTCAGATTACTGCAGATAGTGGCAGCTCTGCGAAGAAAACAAAGCCAAGCACCAGAGCCTGGGCTTGTGCGTGTGGCTGCTTGCACAGGCTTCGTCCAGGGGCACTTCCAGAGCTGACTTTGAAACCAAGGCTGAGCAAGGCGCCAGCTGGGGAAATGTGTTCCCGGCAAGCAAACATCGTTGTCACCAGGACAAGCAGTGAGGGGAGTCCCAAGGCATCCTCGGGGCCACACTGGGAAGGGGGTCCAAGTGTGACAGGCATAACAGGAAGCCGTCAGCAGGTGTTGGCCAGAGGGGATGGAATCTGAAGTCTGTCCTCCAAAGGTCGCAGCAGCCGCCCAGGCACACGGGTTACAGATCCTGAAGATCATTAGGCTGTCCACATGCATCTGCCCAGTCCTCCTATTTAGGACCTTGAATCCTGCTCTTCACCAGCCCATTGGCAGTGCTGTAGTCACGGTCACCATCTGTGCCTCTGAGCCggcctccctcctgcccagcaCGGTTCCTTCCACATCCCATTCCCTAGACGGGCTGCACTTTGGCTGTCTGCTAATACAAGGCAGGCTCTGTGAAGCCTTCATTGCTCCACCCCAGGGCCATGGAACAGCTTCCTGGAGCTGTGTCTGCCACCCCAACAGGCACTGAGTAGTCATGTTCACGTGTTCTTGTGGCCCCGTGAGACCTTCACCAGCTGCCACAGCTCTGTAGTCCCCAGCCTTGGGAGGGCTGTCTCAGGCTGGACATGTCTGAGGTCCCTAGCTGGAGCATGATGGGCTCCATCTGagattggggtgtgtgtgtgtgtgtgttcgttcctCAGTACCCATGGCTTTTTACAAAATGGCCTTTTAGTTCCTGCAACCCTGCTTTTGTCCTGATCATACTCTTCAAGAAGCCATTCcagggcccggcgtcgtggcctagaagctaaagtcctcgccttgaacgtaccgggatcccatatgggcaccagttctaatcccggcagcttcacttcccatccagctccctgcttgtggcctgggaaagcaattgaggacggcccaaagctttgggaccctgcacccgcgtgggagacctggaggaggttcctggctcctggcatcagatcggcgcagtaccggcccgttgcggctcacttggggagtgaatcatcggacggaagatcttcctctctgactttcctcctctctctgtatatctgactttgtaataaacataaaatctttttaaaaaaaaaagccattccattgttgtttttaatgatgtatgtaatattttgaaagtcaaggttATAGAgatgggggagaaacagagacatcgtccattcactggtttacttctcagatatctgcagcagctagggctggaccaagccaacaccatgaatcaggagcttcatcagggtcttccctgtggataccaggagccttcctctgctgctttcctgggcacagtagcagggagctaaattggaagtagagcaaccaagacaagaaccagcatccatctgaAATGTCAAcattacaggcagaggctttacctgttatgccacaatgtcaaCTCTATAAACTTAATGaagtgtaactttttaaaaacacatatatattttgTTAGAAAGAGTTACAAGTTGAGagattgccatccactggttcagtccccaggtggGCACAATTCCTAAgctgaatgcaggagccaggagcttcttccaggtctcgcacatggctgcagtggcctaaggacttgaactatcttcggttgcttttccaggtgcattggcaggaagctgaatcagaagtggagcatctggaactcaaaccagcacccgtatgggatgccagtactactGGTGCACCATGTAACTGATCTACCATAAGGTGCACGTATTATCAGGATGCAGCTTAGCACACATGTGCAACCACTGTGTGGACAGAGAGCTCatttccagggcccagaggactCCTTGTGCACTGTCCCCATCAATTCTCCAATCACAGCCTCCCTTTTTACCTCTAGCCATGAAtcttttgcctcttttttttttgcaaaaaaagatttatttatttgaaagaatgacagagacagggagagaaagatgcTGTGTGTGCTAGCTCACTCACCAGATAACCACAACAGCAAGGGCGAGGCCAGGCCACGccacacccaggagccaggaatgctgtCTGGGTCACCCATGTTGATGGCAGGACCcccagtatttgggccatcacccactgtctacccaggatgcattagcaagaaggtagGTTGGGAACCAAACCGTGGGGACTCAGACTGATGCGATGTGGGCGGCAGGCATCTTAAGCAGCAGGTTTAACTTCTGCGCCACCACACCCCCCTCTACTAGTGCACCTCCTTAAACTCTGTGTAGTTGACTACATTATATAGTATCTGAGGAAGGTTTCTCACTCAGTCTCACATCTCTgagagtctgtttttttttttttttttaaagatttatttattttattacagccagatatatacagaggagagacagagaggaagatcttccgtccgatgattcactccccaagtgagccgcaacgggccgatgcgcgccgatccgaagccgggaacctggaacctcttccgggtctcccacgcgggtgcagtgtcccaatgcattgggccgtcctcaactgctttcccaggccacaagcagggagctggatgggaagtggagctgccgggattagaaccggcgcccatatgggatcccggggctttcaaggcgaggactttagccactaggccacgccgccgggcccggagaGTCTGTTTTATAAGGGTCTGTTTTATATGGTAGATCAGAGTCTGTTTTATAagtctgttttcatttgttatGTGTGATTTCATTGTACAACTCTTATTTAACCACTTTACTGTTGGACACTTGAATTAtttctagttattttttttaatcagctaTATTAAAATATAGCTTTCATTCATTAAAATTCTAAGAGTGCAATAAATTTTGACCATCATTTCCCccttttaaagaaattgaaaagtgaggctggcatgatagcatagcaaaCTGATCTTCAGCCTGCAggtgtcagcattccatgtggacactggttcgtctcctggctgctccccccctttttttttttaagatttattttattatgtttttttattggaaaggaaaaatacagaaagaaggaaatacaaagagaaagatcttccatccactggttcactcccccagtggctgcagtgaccagaactgagctgatctgaagttaggagccaggagtctctgggtcttctacgcgggtgcagggtcccacggatttgggccatcctcagctactttcccaggccagaagcagagagctggatgggaagtggagcagctgggacatgaaccagcacacatgggctcctggcacatgcaaggcaaggatttagccagtgagccatagTGTTGGGTcgctggctgctctacctctaacccagcttcctgctaatggcctgggaaagcagcagaagatggcttaagtcctttggcccctgcacctgcatgggagacttagaaaaaacagagtgacagaaaaacagatcttccatctgctggttcatttcccagacatggggactgggccaagctgaagccaggagccaggagctgttccgaGACTCCCGCTTGGGTGgctgagacccaagcacttgagccttggtctgcctcccaggatgcacatgaaTAGACAGTGGGATCAGCAGTGGAggtgggcctcccatgcaggcactCTGCCGTGGGGTGCCtggtaggcatcccaagcaacatctgCACAGCTGTGCTCGACACAGTCACCAGTTCCAGCTATCTTAAGTGAAAGTGCCAGGAacatccttttcatttttttgttttgtttttaagatttttattggaaaggcggatttacagaggagacagaaagatcttccatgtcccCAAATGGGCTGGAAGATCTTagctgatctggaaccaggaacttcttctgtgtttctcacatgagtgcagggccccaaggctttgggccatcctctgctgctttcccagcagaggATAaacaggagctagatgggaagtagaatagctgggatgtgaaccagtgcccatatgagatgccaatgcttggaggtgaaagattagccagttgagcccttGTGCCAGACCCTAAACGTCCTTTTCAATAGCTCTGATGAACATGGCATTCATTCTGCTAGATGCTCTTGGAAGTAGAACCCAGAAGCCTAGCTTATGTCGCCAGGCTGTTTTCCAGAGTGATGGCAGAAACGATTTAGAGTCTGCTCGCGGTGAATAAATTCTGGTTGCTCGTCACCCTGTGCATTCAACCTCATCCTTTAACTGGggccagctgggggaggggagtctTTCATGTTGGTGTCCCCTTGGGTGGTCATCTGCAGTCGCTCCTGAGGACAGCACAAAAGCCACCCCACAGTGCGTGTTTGCATGCTTCCTTGACCATGTCCCTTCCTTGTCCTCTCCCTTACAGGTGGTTTTTCCCCATCATTGGCCACATGGGCATCTGCACATCCACAGGAGTCATCCGGGACTTTGCTGGCCCCTACTTTGTCTCGGTGAGTCCCCCTTCTGCCCGCCCCTCTGGGAATTCCAGGGCTTCCGGGGAAGGCTGTCAGTCTTGTGCTGCCAtagcccaggagcaggtggacaacACAGCATCCCAGACCTGGCCTCCCCAGCCTATGACCCCTGCCCGTTTCTCTTGTCTCCAGGAAGGAACAGGAGGGCAGTATTTGGTGGAAGGATTCTTAAGTAACTGGCCCAGCCTTTTGCCCCAGCCCCCGAGCTCTGAGACAtgagtagggttagggttagagtagtGAGTTAGATTATCTGGGAAGCACAGCTCTGCACCTGCAGAAGGTGGGAGTCACCATAGGCAGCAGTGAGGCCGGCATGCTTCCCTGGAGTAGACCAGCACTGCCCCTCTGGGCTGGCTTCGGTGAGCATGCCCAATGTGCCTGTGTCCATGCATCTGCAGCTTGAAGGAAGGTGCGCAGGCTCCAGGGAATGTATTTTCTTAGTCTATCGTCTCAGCATAGTCTCACTTCCCATATACCAACACTTCCCAAGCACTACTCCCACTACCTCTGACCAGCTCTGTCCACAGGGCCTCCCTGCATGTGACCCCCAAGAGCCCAGGTCTCAGTTGGTGGGCCTAGGGCTTGACGGCGGCCTAGCAGCCCCtggcctgccacccacagagctgGGCTCCGTGGGGGCCACTGACCAGATTGGGAGGCCAGAGTGCTGCTGTCATTCACACTGGGAGAGGAATGACTTGCCTGACACTTGATGAAGTGTCAGAGATGAGTGACCAGAATACTGGAGAACGAGACATCCCTGATGCCACGCAAGGGCACTGGTGACTGGAGCCCAAGGCCCGTGGCCTCCCAGTGTGATGCCCTTTTGCCATGCTGCCTTCATCCCTCAGAGCAATTGCTAGTAGccatgcaggtgctgtggcagCCCCTGGGCAGGCCCAAACCACTCTCCCACTACTGACCTCTGCTCTTGTCCCTTAACAGGAAGACAACATGGCCTTTGGAAAGCCTGCCAAGTAAGTGAACACCTGTGACTGGCCTCAAGGTCGACTTCCTCCttccaggctaggccaggccttcCGGGGTGCAGCAGGGCCAATACCCTGAAGAAGGGATATGGAGGGGAGGGATGGTGGGTCTACCGGAGTGGAGCAGCCCTGTGctggctggcacctgctgggccaGGTGCTGGCTTGGGCCTTTACCTGTGGAAGGTACAGGTTTTGCCTCAGCTGTGCAGGTCATGCTTTAGCTACATGGCAcaagggaggaaagagaagagatgGGCAGGGGGTCTCCTTAGGAAGTGATGGAGCCGCCCTTGGCCCCACGCCTAGCCCCTTCGCATCCcgctccctcctgcccctcggAGTGAACAAAGTGTCGGAGGCAAGCCAGGTCTCGGTCAGCTGGCACTATTGTAGCTGCGGATTTCTTATTTCTCAGTTTTTTCACCACAGATGCATGCCTGGGGAAAAAGTGGCCATCAGGATTCTCAGAGGAGCACCTGGTGCCCAGGTACCCATGGCTGCATCAGGACGAAGGAGCTAAGGAGGGTGGGGACTCCTTTCGGCCAAGGCAGCTAGAAGCCCAGCTCCCCAACCAACCCTGGTCTGACTTGCTCAGGATGGGAATGTGGGCCAGGGCCTCCGGGCCAGGAGTTGGTGGCAGATGGATTTTCAGACACCCTTAAGGAACCCCTCCTCCAGGCAGGAGCCCTCCAGCCAGCCATGCCATGGTGGGTTTTCACAGTCTGGGCCCTTCACTCAGCAGCCGGGGCCCCTCTGACCTGCCAGCACTCTTAGACCTGGAGCCACCAGGGCATTCCATGGCCTAGAGTGGCCATTCCTGTCCCGCTTGCTGAAGGCAAGGACTCAGCGGCCCCAGCTTCGTTCCAGCACATCCCTTGGCTCCCATCTCCTGAGTGCTCCAGCAAGGCCCAGCCACTTGGTCCCTGGGGACATTGCAATGGGACCCCTCTTGCTGTGTCACGGCATCCCTCTGCCCAGAAGGTCCACCTCCACTGTGCAGGCCTGGCTGACCCCTCCTCtagtctggctcagctccaagaaGCGGCCTCTTACCTGGTCTGGATCACCCAGGATCGTGTACTCGTTTCTTAGAACCCACGAAGTCCTCTCACACTTCCACAGGTTGGATGGCCAAGGTCAGGGCACCAGTGCATTCAGGGTCTGGAGGGGCCCAACGTGTCTTCTCCCCATCACCTCACCTAGCAGAAGGGCCAAGGCCTTTCTTCCGAGGTCACTGATCCTATTCAGATGGCCTTCACCATGACCTAATCCCCATCTCCTGACACCACCACCGTGGGGTTCTGTTTAACCCCAGGGAGACACAGACTGTGGTTCTCTATGACTGAGTGAATCCATCTGCCAGGGTCCCCCAGGGCAATAGACATTTCCTACGTGTCTGAGccttgctcccagtcccaggccCGGCTTGCCCCTAGCCTCGGCTGCCAGCTACAGAGCAAGCACAGAGCAGTCCTCTGAGAACGTTAGCAGGGCCGAGCCAATGCCTAGAATTCCTTTCCTGGTAGGTACTGGAAGTTGGACCCCGCTCAGGTCTACGCCAGCGGGCCCAACGCGTGGGACACAGCCGTGCACGATGCCTCTGAAGAGTACAAGCACCGCATGGTAGGAGCTGGCTCTCCAGGGGCAGGGATGAGGCAACCCCGGCAGCCCATCGTGACACAGCCCTTCCTGTACCTCCAGCACAATCTCTGCTGTGACAACTGCCACTCCCACGTGGCCCTGGCCCTGAACCTGATGCGCTACAACAACAGCACCAGCTGGAACATGGTGACGCTCTGCTTCTTCTGCCTGCTGTACGGAAAGTATGTCAGGTAAGCAGTCCGCCCGCCTTCAAGGCTTCAGTCCTGCATCGGCAGGAACAGTTGAGGCAGGTGCCTGTTGTGGCCGTGAAGGTTCTAGAATGCTGAACTAAGTTCCCTGGAGAGGAACGTGTCTGTGCTGAAGTGCAGCTCTGCACAGGCAGgtcctgggctcagctctgctgcttgCCCCCTGCTGAGGCCTCTGCATGCTGCTGCTAACCTTGGCCAGGTGGGGCTGAGGAGCCACCTTCGCTCTTAGCAGGGGGATCTTCATGAGCTGCTGTGGTGGCCACCCCCACGGGAACTTGCCAGGCAGCCTTGTCAGAAGCAGGGTTCCGGGCAGCTGGGCCCAGGGGTGGCCCAGGTAAACCTTGGAAGCTACTGTCCTGTGACTGGTGAGGTAGAAGGCATTTATCCTGATTCTTGGCTAACAAGGGAGCTCTGAGAGCTTGAATGAGGCCTATGGTCCCAGCAAAACCCAGACATGAACCAGCTTACACCTGAGCTAGTCTGAGTGCCTCTCTCAGTTTCTTTCCTGTGTTTATTGTGAAATTTCTAGAAAGGAAATGTGGGGAAAGGCTCAGAGATCCCCCTGAGAGCAAGACCAGGCCACAGGGGCAGATGGTGCCAGGTCTGAGCCCAGCTGTGCACTGTGCTGGTGCCCGTTGCCCTCCCCTGCCTTCTGTctcagtgcccacaacagctatggGCTGAGAGCATGTGTGGCCTCCACGCTCAGTTCCTGGTCCTCCTGCTGGAGGCCTCTGCCTGGAGCTAGGTGCTTGTGTGTGGAGTCTGCCTGCAGGAGGTCAGTAGCTCTACACCCAGCACCTGGCACAGCCCCTGTGTTGTGAATACCAGGCTGGGCCCTGTGCCTTGATTGACCAAATTTGGGGCTGAGGGGCTCCAGGGGGCTTCCTTGGGGACGGTGGCGCTGTTGGGGACTGGGAGGATGGTTCTATGAACCACATACTTGTTCACCTGTCCATACCtgcccctcttctctctccctcagtgTCGGGGCCTTTGTAAAGACCTGGCTGCCcttcctgctcctcctgggcATCGTCCtgaccttcagcctggccttcaACCTGCGGTGATAGCTGCCAGAGGCCCTGAGCCAACCAGACCCTCAAGAAGGCAG
This window of the Ochotona princeps isolate mOchPri1 chromosome 2, mOchPri1.hap1, whole genome shotgun sequence genome carries:
- the TMEM222 gene encoding transmembrane protein 222, coding for MAEAEGSSPLLLLPPPPPPPEMAEVEGPTAAETDMKQYHGSSGVAMDVERSRFPYCVVWTPIPVLTWFFPIIGHMGICTSTGVIRDFAGPYFVSEDNMAFGKPAKYWKLDPAQVYASGPNAWDTAVHDASEEYKHRMHNLCCDNCHSHVALALNLMRYNNSTSWNMVTLCFFCLLYGKYVSVGAFVKTWLPFLLLLGIVLTFSLAFNLR